From the genome of Dickeya aquatica, one region includes:
- a CDS encoding helix-turn-helix transcriptional regulator → MTDSQTYLRSFIPFLNGLNEPWGIKDLNSRHVYMNMPAYGYTNTPASFDIEGRFDEEFPIAWAELSDEFIEHDRRTEACAERVTVIETHYWFGKSELSPFISEKIPLFTPEKECVGILWNARPMGTLSPLIHIHKRKPSILKTDVTSRLFTRAELDTLFLMLRRFSSKEIARQFNLSSRTIENRIQSMYQKAGVNSFSQFEEFCYQQGLDSFIPQSLLTKGILFI, encoded by the coding sequence ATGACTGATTCGCAGACTTATCTTCGTTCGTTTATTCCCTTTCTGAATGGGTTAAATGAACCGTGGGGAATTAAAGACCTCAATTCCCGTCATGTTTATATGAATATGCCAGCATACGGTTACACCAATACCCCTGCCAGTTTCGATATTGAAGGGCGTTTTGATGAAGAGTTTCCAATAGCATGGGCGGAGTTATCTGATGAATTTATCGAACACGACCGCCGCACGGAAGCGTGTGCTGAACGCGTGACGGTGATTGAAACACACTATTGGTTTGGCAAATCCGAACTGTCTCCCTTTATCAGTGAAAAAATCCCTCTGTTTACACCTGAAAAAGAGTGCGTCGGTATTTTATGGAACGCCCGGCCAATGGGAACGCTGTCTCCACTGATCCATATTCACAAGCGTAAGCCTTCAATATTGAAAACTGACGTAACAAGCCGCCTGTTTACCCGTGCTGAACTGGATACGTTATTTCTGATGCTGCGTCGTTTTTCCAGTAAGGAAATTGCCCGCCAGTTCAACCTTTCCAGCCGTACCATCGAAAATAGAATCCAAAGTATGTACCAGAAAGCCGGGGTGAACTCGTTTAGCCAGTTTGAGGAGTTCTGTTATCAGCAGGGGTTGGACAGCTTTATTCCACAGTCGCTGCTGACGAAGGGAATTTTATTTATCTGA
- a CDS encoding RpoE-regulated lipoprotein, translating to MTKVRPLLLFFPFLLAGCSTLSSFSWSSLSPFNWFGHRLSVTEAGVGELNASTPMLESALDNALNGDYRLRGGMESRNGKLVSVYQALKDEQVRLEMTGAPKGQVSQVVVTDPAIASEWGVKLGDEFSGLYSKAFGVCQPGQGADARAVECVAPQGKHVSYLFSGDWNGPEGLMPSDDILTHWKVSKIIWHAQARE from the coding sequence GTGACAAAAGTGCGTCCATTATTGCTGTTTTTCCCTTTCTTATTGGCTGGGTGCAGTACGCTTTCCAGCTTTTCCTGGTCAAGTCTGTCGCCCTTTAACTGGTTTGGGCATCGCTTGAGCGTTACCGAGGCCGGTGTGGGTGAGCTGAATGCGTCAACGCCGATGCTGGAGTCAGCGCTGGATAACGCGCTCAATGGCGACTACCGCCTGCGTGGTGGGATGGAAAGCCGCAACGGCAAGCTGGTGTCGGTTTATCAGGCGCTGAAAGACGAGCAGGTCAGGCTGGAAATGACCGGCGCGCCAAAAGGCCAGGTCAGCCAGGTTGTGGTGACAGACCCTGCGATTGCCAGCGAATGGGGAGTGAAACTGGGTGATGAGTTCAGCGGGCTGTACAGCAAAGCGTTTGGCGTGTGCCAGCCAGGACAGGGTGCCGATGCGCGTGCGGTAGAGTGTGTCGCGCCACAGGGTAAACATGTCAGCTACCTGTTTTCCGGTGACTGGAACGGCCCGGAAGGGCTGATGCCGTCGGACGACATTCTCACACATTGGAAAGTGAGCAAAATTATCTGGCATGCGCAGGCTCGGGAATAA
- a CDS encoding ABC transporter ATP-binding protein/permease, whose product MKAFARAFLSLCRPFWLNWRYGQNWLLLAAIVAMGGSIVYLNVRINDWSKSFYDALGAFDSALLYRLIKEYCLYILIYIGVFVYQEWLTKLLIIRWREQMTAQLIDSWLAKRAFYRLSLSNQVDNPDQRIAQDVDLFVTQTVRLSVSFLITFAQLFSFLLILWDLSGVQQFSLWGYSISVSGYLVWVALIYTLFGSLITQWVGKRLHGINYHKQQAEADFRAALLRKHDHAEQIALYGGERQERQQLRGHFLSIVRNWRALMGAERNLGLFTVGYTRISLIVPVFAALPAFLSKTVTLGGLMQIRSAFGQVHSALSWFIRVYYSLVELSASLTRLDQFRQEIAAHQDASLPVVQGKQLQVERLSFSTPQGQPLLRNVTFSCAPASWSRLCGQSGLGKSTLLRTLAGLWPYYDGAWQTGRGSHLLLPQHSYLGQGTLAEVVCYPSAPREDEAVLRQALEQVGLGEWGESLQQQMNWDRVFSGGERQRLALARALVNRPDHLYLDEATSQLDQQAARQVLEVIRQALPACTVIAVTHQQELADLFHDHIDLAAFR is encoded by the coding sequence GTGAAAGCCTTCGCGCGCGCGTTTCTCTCTCTGTGCCGCCCGTTCTGGCTGAACTGGCGCTACGGGCAAAACTGGCTGTTGCTGGCGGCTATCGTGGCGATGGGCGGCAGCATTGTCTATCTCAACGTCCGTATCAACGACTGGAGCAAAAGCTTCTATGATGCGCTAGGCGCTTTTGACAGCGCGCTGCTTTATCGGCTCATCAAGGAATACTGCCTGTATATTCTTATTTATATCGGCGTGTTCGTGTATCAGGAGTGGCTGACCAAACTGCTGATTATTCGCTGGCGTGAGCAGATGACCGCGCAGCTTATCGACAGCTGGCTGGCAAAGCGTGCGTTCTACCGCCTGTCACTGAGTAATCAGGTTGATAACCCGGATCAGCGTATCGCGCAGGATGTCGATTTGTTTGTCACCCAGACGGTGCGCTTGTCGGTATCGTTTCTTATCACCTTTGCCCAGTTGTTCTCATTCCTGCTCATCTTGTGGGATCTTTCCGGCGTGCAGCAGTTCTCGCTGTGGGGGTACAGCATCTCGGTAAGCGGCTATCTGGTCTGGGTGGCACTTATCTACACCCTGTTTGGCAGCCTGATCACCCAATGGGTGGGTAAACGTTTACACGGCATCAACTACCACAAACAGCAGGCCGAGGCGGATTTTCGTGCGGCATTGTTGCGCAAGCACGATCATGCGGAACAGATAGCGCTCTATGGCGGTGAACGTCAGGAGCGCCAGCAACTGCGCGGCCATTTTTTATCGATAGTGCGTAACTGGCGCGCGCTGATGGGCGCAGAGCGCAACCTTGGCCTGTTTACCGTCGGTTATACCCGTATCAGCCTGATTGTACCGGTCTTTGCGGCATTACCTGCCTTTCTCAGCAAGACCGTCACCCTGGGGGGCTTAATGCAAATTCGCAGCGCATTCGGCCAGGTACACAGCGCGCTGAGCTGGTTTATCCGCGTCTATTACTCACTGGTGGAGTTGTCAGCCAGCCTGACGCGTCTGGATCAATTTCGCCAGGAAATTGCCGCGCATCAGGACGCCTCACTGCCTGTGGTGCAAGGGAAGCAGTTACAGGTAGAACGCTTAAGTTTCTCCACGCCGCAGGGCCAGCCCCTATTGCGTAATGTGACATTTAGCTGTGCACCTGCCAGCTGGAGCCGCCTGTGCGGGCAGAGCGGGCTTGGCAAATCGACCCTGCTGCGCACTCTGGCGGGGTTATGGCCGTATTACGACGGAGCCTGGCAGACCGGCCGCGGCAGCCACTTACTGTTGCCGCAGCACAGCTATCTGGGGCAGGGAACATTAGCCGAAGTGGTGTGTTACCCGAGTGCGCCGCGAGAAGACGAGGCGGTATTACGTCAGGCGCTGGAACAGGTTGGTCTTGGCGAGTGGGGCGAGAGCTTGCAGCAGCAAATGAACTGGGATCGCGTCTTTTCCGGCGGTGAACGCCAGCGGTTGGCGCTGGCGCGGGCGCTGGTCAATCGACCGGATCATCTGTACCTCGATGAAGCCACCAGCCAGCTTGACCAACAGGCCGCCCGCCAGGTGCTGGAGGTTATTCGTCAGGCGCTGCCTGCGTGCACGGTGATTGCCGTTACTCACCAGCAGGAACTGGCGGATTTGTTTCACGACCACATCGATCTCGCCGCATTCCGCTAA
- a CDS encoding helix-turn-helix domain-containing protein — MRSRRTDWHTADIIAALRKKGTSLSAVSRQAGLSSTTLANALYRPWPKGEWLIAHALGVKPEEIWPSRYYDPQTNTLLDRKKLMRGTLYKSQALSSDESQYQPDSYLT; from the coding sequence ATGCGATCAAGGAGAACGGATTGGCATACTGCCGATATTATTGCTGCATTAAGGAAGAAAGGAACCTCGCTCTCTGCGGTATCACGACAAGCAGGTCTAAGCTCTACCACGCTGGCAAACGCCCTCTATCGCCCCTGGCCAAAAGGGGAATGGCTAATCGCCCATGCTCTGGGGGTAAAACCTGAAGAAATATGGCCAAGCCGTTATTACGATCCGCAAACCAATACACTCCTTGATCGCAAAAAGTTGATGCGCGGTACGCTTTATAAATCACAGGCTTTATCGTCAGATGAGTCACAATATCAACCCGATAGCTACCTGACGTAG
- a CDS encoding glycosyltransferase, giving the protein MSHVLIASVATPGHVYPMLTIARHLVTQGHQVTLFSGVLFREQALAAGLGFVAFEPEIDFDYRFLERHFPERAILPPGHAQMALALRGFFSGPIPVLDRQLQQILAQNAIDVVMVGNCFYGILPLLARRSRPPVIGIGVTPLSFSTRDAIFYGPRIPPALLPPELTREQLIDAPTRELIDGVKAAFDKAMVASGQQPLDKPHTDALIGGCDRFLQLSTTELEYPRDDLPPSVRFVGPLPLNVSDVETDNTMWPGQDTRPLVIVSQGTLANVDLQQLIGPTLRALAHFPVRVLATTGGRSVASLADSVPENARVCRFVSLEHWLPQAALLITNGGYGSLNAALSHGVPLIVAGTGEDKSETAARVVLAGCGLNLATSTPSESQIAQAVQRILAHPIYTHRARWIQEDCARHDALAAIAQEVAALG; this is encoded by the coding sequence ATGTCTCATGTTTTAATCGCTTCGGTGGCAACACCGGGGCACGTTTATCCCATGTTAACGATTGCGCGTCATTTGGTAACGCAAGGTCATCAGGTGACGCTGTTTAGCGGTGTACTGTTCCGTGAGCAGGCGCTGGCAGCCGGGTTAGGGTTCGTGGCGTTTGAACCCGAGATAGACTTTGATTACCGTTTTCTGGAGCGTCATTTTCCCGAGCGCGCCATACTGCCGCCGGGACACGCCCAGATGGCGCTGGCGCTGCGTGGTTTTTTTTCCGGCCCTATCCCGGTGCTCGATAGACAGCTACAGCAGATTCTGGCCCAGAATGCGATTGATGTGGTGATGGTCGGCAACTGTTTTTATGGCATTTTACCCTTGCTGGCGCGACGTTCACGCCCGCCGGTTATTGGTATTGGGGTGACGCCGTTATCCTTTTCTACCCGAGATGCCATTTTTTATGGCCCGCGCATTCCGCCAGCGTTATTGCCGCCAGAGCTAACCCGCGAACAACTGATTGATGCACCAACCCGAGAGCTGATTGATGGGGTGAAGGCTGCGTTTGATAAGGCGATGGTGGCGTCAGGACAACAGCCGTTAGATAAACCGCATACCGATGCGCTAATCGGAGGGTGCGATCGTTTCTTGCAGCTCTCAACGACAGAGCTGGAGTATCCGCGTGATGATTTGCCACCCAGCGTGCGTTTTGTCGGCCCATTGCCACTGAATGTCAGTGATGTGGAGACTGATAACACCATGTGGCCTGGGCAAGATACGCGGCCACTGGTTATCGTGTCACAGGGCACGCTGGCGAATGTCGATTTACAACAATTGATAGGCCCAACGCTACGCGCGCTGGCCCATTTCCCGGTGCGGGTACTCGCCACAACGGGGGGGCGGTCGGTTGCGTCGCTGGCCGATTCCGTGCCGGAAAATGCCCGGGTATGCCGTTTTGTTTCCCTGGAGCATTGGCTTCCTCAGGCTGCGTTACTGATAACCAATGGCGGATACGGTTCGCTAAATGCGGCGTTATCTCACGGGGTACCGTTGATTGTGGCAGGCACCGGGGAAGATAAATCAGAGACGGCGGCCCGGGTTGTGTTGGCGGGCTGTGGGCTTAATCTGGCGACCAGTACCCCGAGTGAGTCGCAAATTGCACAGGCTGTGCAACGTATCCTCGCTCATCCTATCTACACTCACCGGGCTCGCTGGATACAGGAAGATTGCGCTCGCCATGATGCACTGGCCGCCATTGCTCAAGAGGTGGCGGCATTGGGTTAA
- a CDS encoding M16 family metallopeptidase, translating to MRNMILRWISAVSACLLSTLAAAQPQPVTSPLPQITEGQLANGLRYTIVPLAGQQQRLDIRLSVESGSLDEQDNESGVAHMVEHMVFRATRDYPQGLAQMLGQRGWVRGQHYNAMTNYERTVYMLSPPDGKPSLALSLNTLAQIAAQARFEPEDWQRERQVILEEWRGKLGVAERMNQQRVAAIRHDSLYPSRPVIGSEAAIQSTPVTVLRGFYARWYQPRNMRLMVIGDLSVEEVKQAITQTMGNLPDVALPVRADAEPQLRPQRHLVRLQDSQSSVSQVSFVLRFDDSVGKAAGEAGVRQRLINQITLDALSRQVQRQPLPTSGAVSSLVVRKSDIGRTTVALGLFASVLPESHLQGLDVLLQEMARLQRYPLLAADIAAVKATLRQSAEKMVATPEQREFSDWVQQLVIAWQQERPYIGKQQLGQQVLTLLQGISDADIQACLQRWLSSPDQLVQFSIPGGQPFTLPSGDEVEKRYQQVAHSKLSPLQPPVERAVPSLPEAQEQGSITQERSFPAQKVAEWQLANGDRLVWLRPAQPGKSAMLTVLSPSGFMAPGRDPWLAQLAGQLVSQNGPADWKGHDLADWKKAQQVSLSLDYQPDELRWSGSASISHLASLFHLYYAMNRQGDIEEGALRESLATLKRQQVTREQSVSTERERAIAELQFGKTGIPFPTRAALDAVSREPLLHQWRQTVAAPVTYYLVADIPAEQLRPLVTRYLASLPRQASEASTPYLALPGKRERVLAMNLEPRADVYLWSFTPQRWTPQQAVQVNIAARLAARYLKASLRDEAQGIYNLKLESRLNDKNERIETGLRFTTSPQRAQELRRNAQQVLETAAARITPQDVEQERRQFIQSERARQQDNTALMSRLILSYRHYHDPRYLTELDSLAPSITVEAIREAAARLWHPDNQAVLVTLPQEKKS from the coding sequence ATGAGAAACATGATTTTGCGCTGGATAAGCGCGGTGAGCGCTTGCCTGTTAAGTACACTGGCCGCAGCCCAGCCACAGCCTGTCACCAGCCCGTTGCCGCAGATAACCGAAGGGCAACTGGCGAACGGCCTGCGCTATACCATTGTGCCGCTGGCAGGCCAGCAGCAACGGCTGGATATCCGTCTCAGCGTCGAGAGCGGTTCGCTTGATGAACAGGATAACGAGTCCGGCGTGGCGCATATGGTCGAGCATATGGTGTTTCGCGCCACGCGTGATTACCCGCAAGGGCTGGCGCAGATGCTGGGGCAGCGCGGCTGGGTGCGCGGTCAGCACTATAACGCCATGACCAACTATGAACGCACCGTCTATATGTTAAGCCCGCCGGATGGCAAACCTTCGCTTGCGCTGTCACTCAATACACTGGCTCAAATCGCCGCTCAGGCACGCTTTGAGCCGGAAGACTGGCAGCGTGAGCGTCAGGTTATTCTTGAGGAGTGGCGCGGCAAACTCGGCGTGGCCGAACGGATGAATCAGCAGCGCGTGGCGGCGATCCGCCATGATTCGCTTTACCCCAGCCGCCCGGTTATCGGCTCTGAAGCCGCCATTCAATCAACACCGGTAACGGTGCTGCGCGGTTTTTATGCCCGCTGGTATCAGCCGCGTAATATGCGCCTGATGGTGATTGGCGATCTCTCGGTTGAGGAGGTTAAACAGGCGATTACCCAGACAATGGGCAACCTGCCGGATGTGGCGTTGCCTGTCCGCGCTGACGCCGAGCCACAGTTGCGCCCGCAGCGCCATCTGGTGCGCCTGCAAGACAGCCAGAGCAGCGTCAGTCAGGTGTCATTCGTGTTGCGCTTTGATGATTCGGTTGGCAAAGCGGCGGGAGAGGCCGGTGTGCGCCAGCGGTTGATTAACCAGATAACGCTGGATGCGCTGAGCCGTCAGGTGCAGCGCCAGCCGTTGCCGACCTCCGGTGCCGTCAGCAGCCTGGTGGTGCGTAAGTCAGACATCGGCCGCACCACGGTTGCACTGGGGCTGTTTGCGTCGGTATTGCCGGAGAGCCATCTGCAAGGGCTGGATGTGCTGCTGCAAGAAATGGCCCGGCTACAGCGCTACCCATTGCTGGCCGCCGACATTGCCGCCGTCAAAGCGACGTTACGCCAGTCGGCTGAAAAAATGGTGGCAACGCCCGAGCAGCGTGAATTCTCTGACTGGGTTCAGCAGTTGGTCATCGCCTGGCAGCAGGAGCGGCCTTATATCGGCAAGCAGCAGCTTGGCCAGCAGGTGTTGACCCTGCTGCAAGGCATCAGCGATGCGGATATTCAGGCCTGCCTGCAACGCTGGTTGTCCTCGCCGGATCAACTGGTGCAATTCAGCATTCCGGGTGGCCAGCCATTTACGCTGCCTTCCGGGGATGAGGTTGAAAAACGTTATCAGCAGGTCGCGCACTCGAAACTTTCGCCCTTACAGCCACCGGTCGAGCGGGCGGTGCCTTCGTTACCTGAGGCACAGGAGCAGGGCTCGATTACACAAGAACGATCGTTCCCGGCACAAAAAGTAGCAGAGTGGCAACTGGCCAATGGCGACCGGCTGGTGTGGTTGCGCCCGGCCCAGCCGGGAAAATCAGCGATGCTGACGGTGTTATCGCCCAGCGGTTTTATGGCACCCGGCCGCGACCCGTGGCTGGCCCAGCTTGCCGGGCAGCTTGTCAGCCAGAATGGGCCTGCGGACTGGAAAGGCCACGATCTGGCCGACTGGAAAAAAGCGCAGCAGGTTTCACTCAGCCTTGACTATCAGCCGGATGAGTTGCGCTGGAGCGGCAGCGCCAGCATCAGCCATTTGGCGTCGCTATTTCATCTCTATTACGCGATGAATCGACAGGGCGATATTGAAGAAGGTGCCCTGCGCGAGAGCCTGGCGACGCTCAAACGCCAGCAGGTCACGCGCGAGCAGAGCGTGAGTACCGAGCGCGAGCGGGCAATCGCCGAATTGCAGTTTGGCAAAACCGGCATCCCGTTTCCGACGCGGGCAGCGCTTGATGCAGTGAGCCGTGAACCGCTGTTACATCAGTGGCGGCAAACTGTCGCCGCACCGGTAACCTATTACCTGGTGGCGGATATTCCGGCTGAGCAACTGCGCCCGCTGGTGACACGCTATCTGGCTTCTTTGCCGCGTCAGGCGAGTGAAGCCAGCACACCCTATCTGGCATTACCGGGTAAGCGCGAGCGTGTGCTGGCGATGAATCTGGAACCCAGAGCGGATGTTTATCTGTGGAGCTTCACCCCGCAGCGCTGGACGCCGCAGCAAGCGGTGCAGGTGAATATCGCCGCCCGGCTGGCGGCGCGCTATCTCAAAGCCAGCTTGCGTGATGAGGCACAGGGTATTTATAACCTGAAGCTGGAAAGCCGGTTAAATGACAAAAATGAACGTATCGAAACCGGGCTGCGTTTTACCACCTCGCCACAGCGGGCGCAGGAGTTAAGGCGCAACGCGCAACAGGTGCTGGAAACGGCGGCGGCACGCATCACGCCGCAGGACGTCGAGCAAGAGCGCCGCCAGTTCATTCAAAGCGAGCGGGCCCGTCAGCAAGATAATACCGCGCTGATGTCACGGCTCATCCTCAGTTACCGCCACTATCATGACCCTCGTTATCTCACCGAGCTTGATAGCCTGGCACCGTCGATTACCGTTGAGGCGATTCGTGAGGCGGCCGCGAGATTATGGCACCCGGATAATCAGGCGGTGCTGGTGACGCTGCCGCAGGAGAAAAAATCGTGA
- a CDS encoding purine-cytosine permease family protein — protein MASIDDYPVSRVPDSARLPFFNVALVHIGMLTALDQFMLGAVLGHGMSSGDAFLAIAIGSAIFGVATLGLGYAGMKEGLSGSLLARWCGFGRLGAVLIGAIIAISLLGWFGVQNAVFARSLNYALGDRLGFGVAATLSGCALTLLVTFGFRALRYTARIAVPLFIMVVGYISVMTLSGHSLAALWQTAASGEAITVSAGATMVVGGCIVASLITPDMTRYSRQGKHVMWITLLSIIIGEFFVNGLAMLIARALNTADIVTIMSQTAGGIGLITVIFSTLRINDINLYSSSLGIANAVEGITGKKLRYQSITLLIGLVGTFLSVIGILDRFVDFLTWLGVFFPPIIGVMLVDYYLLRTSRRLLDDSRQQGTLPEEKQTPAIGWMAIVASLVGSGVGIVIEWGIPALNSLLAASVLYALSGLMAPARKANAPRTQAI, from the coding sequence ATGGCAAGTATTGATGATTATCCGGTTAGCCGGGTGCCGGATTCGGCCCGGTTGCCGTTTTTTAACGTAGCGCTGGTGCATATTGGTATGTTGACGGCATTGGATCAGTTCATGCTGGGCGCGGTACTCGGCCACGGGATGAGCTCTGGTGATGCGTTTTTGGCCATTGCTATCGGCAGCGCCATTTTTGGTGTGGCTACGCTGGGGCTTGGATATGCCGGAATGAAAGAGGGGCTTTCCGGCAGTTTACTGGCGCGCTGGTGCGGTTTTGGCCGGTTGGGCGCGGTACTTATCGGTGCCATTATTGCCATCAGTTTGCTGGGATGGTTCGGTGTGCAGAATGCAGTGTTTGCCCGCTCACTGAATTACGCACTGGGCGACCGGCTGGGGTTCGGCGTTGCCGCAACGCTTTCTGGCTGTGCGTTAACGCTGCTGGTCACGTTTGGTTTTCGCGCGCTGCGCTATACCGCCAGAATTGCCGTGCCGCTGTTTATCATGGTGGTCGGTTATATTTCGGTGATGACATTGAGTGGCCATAGCCTTGCCGCATTGTGGCAAACAGCGGCTTCAGGTGAGGCGATTACGGTGAGTGCCGGGGCGACGATGGTGGTTGGCGGCTGTATTGTCGCAAGCCTCATCACACCGGATATGACGCGCTATTCCCGGCAGGGCAAGCATGTGATGTGGATAACTTTGCTGTCTATCATCATCGGCGAGTTCTTCGTCAACGGGCTGGCAATGTTGATTGCCCGGGCACTGAATACGGCGGATATCGTGACCATCATGTCACAGACCGCCGGGGGTATCGGGTTGATAACCGTGATTTTCTCCACGCTGCGAATTAATGACATTAACCTCTACTCCTCTTCGCTGGGTATTGCCAATGCTGTTGAAGGTATTACGGGTAAAAAGCTTCGTTATCAATCCATTACGCTATTGATTGGCCTGGTAGGCACGTTCCTGTCGGTGATAGGCATCTTAGACCGCTTTGTGGATTTTCTGACCTGGCTTGGCGTGTTTTTCCCGCCCATAATCGGGGTGATGCTGGTGGATTATTATCTGTTGCGCACCAGCCGTCGTTTGCTTGATGACAGCCGTCAGCAAGGAACATTGCCGGAGGAGAAGCAAACGCCCGCCATCGGCTGGATGGCTATCGTGGCAAGCCTGGTCGGCAGTGGTGTCGGCATTGTGATTGAGTGGGGGATCCCGGCGCTGAATTCTCTGCTCGCGGCCAGCGTGCTTTACGCGCTGTCAGGCCTCATGGCTCCGGCAAGAAAGGCAAACGCACCACGCACACAGGCGATATAG
- a CDS encoding Dyp-type peroxidase: MTQIQSGILLEHRRFAIFMEAMVQGEFDAIRQGCKKFCQALTELQQRFPDAGLGAVIAFGYDVWRELDCDNSAVELKPFTPLGNGLAPATQRDMLIHIQSLRHDVNFTLAQALLAAFGNTINVEEETHGFRWVEDRDLSGFVDGTENPQGDARQAVAIIPEGQPGEGGSYVFVQRWEHNLRQLNRMSVEQQEQMIGRTKQDNEELSSEVRPVTSHLSRVDLKEEGKGLKILRQSLPYGTASGKHGLYFAAYCARLYNIEQQLLSMFGDRDGKRDDMLRFTRAVSGSYFFAPSLTRLLSL; this comes from the coding sequence ATGACGCAAATTCAAAGCGGTATTTTGCTTGAGCATCGCCGTTTTGCCATTTTTATGGAGGCTATGGTACAGGGAGAATTTGATGCCATCCGCCAGGGGTGCAAAAAGTTTTGTCAGGCACTGACTGAGTTGCAGCAACGTTTCCCCGATGCCGGGCTGGGTGCGGTGATAGCGTTTGGCTATGACGTCTGGCGTGAGCTTGACTGCGATAACAGCGCGGTGGAGTTGAAACCCTTTACGCCGTTGGGGAACGGTCTGGCCCCGGCAACGCAACGCGATATGTTGATTCATATTCAATCGCTGCGCCACGACGTGAATTTCACTCTGGCGCAGGCGCTGCTGGCCGCCTTTGGTAACACCATCAATGTGGAAGAGGAAACCCACGGTTTTCGCTGGGTGGAAGACCGTGATCTGAGTGGTTTTGTCGATGGTACGGAAAACCCGCAGGGTGACGCGCGCCAGGCTGTTGCCATTATCCCCGAAGGCCAGCCAGGTGAAGGCGGCAGCTATGTGTTTGTGCAGCGCTGGGAACATAACCTGCGCCAGCTTAACCGCATGAGCGTGGAACAGCAGGAGCAGATGATTGGCCGCACCAAACAAGATAACGAAGAGCTTTCATCCGAGGTGCGGCCGGTAACGTCACACTTAAGCCGGGTTGACCTTAAAGAAGAGGGCAAGGGGCTGAAAATTTTGCGCCAGAGCCTGCCTTATGGCACTGCCAGCGGCAAACATGGCCTCTACTTTGCGGCCTACTGTGCCCGCCTTTACAACATTGAGCAGCAGTTACTGAGCATGTTCGGTGACCGCGACGGCAAGCGTGATGACATGCTGCGTTTTACCCGCGCGGTGAGCGGCAGCTACTTTTTTGCCCCTTCTCTTACCCGTCTGTTATCGCTATAA